A single Micromonospora sp. CCTCC AA 2012012 DNA region contains:
- a CDS encoding helix-turn-helix transcriptional regulator has protein sequence MSEAPPQSAGLAVLVAIDNELTRCGLSQMLGDLPMVTAVQPGDDPHVTARLLESGAYQILIISADGPPGGADALLAAAARGGTSSLFLLRQAEDALLPEVAALSVDGFLLEPGLTRTILADSLHKLRHGEMPIPGSLARRILDELRTAGKPRSDPPFMLTPRERQALKLLAEGLSNKQIARRLGISEHGAKRHVGNVLAKLNCPNRTVAVTVALNHGLLTEERTAPPDPAVVNLRRRITSVPEHQQWGKGGRA, from the coding sequence GTGAGCGAGGCGCCACCGCAGTCCGCCGGACTGGCGGTCCTGGTGGCGATCGACAACGAGCTGACCCGGTGCGGGCTCAGCCAGATGCTCGGCGACCTGCCGATGGTCACCGCGGTCCAGCCGGGAGACGATCCACACGTCACCGCGCGGCTGCTGGAGAGCGGGGCGTACCAGATTTTGATCATTTCGGCGGACGGCCCGCCGGGCGGCGCGGACGCGCTGCTCGCCGCGGCCGCCCGCGGCGGCACGTCGTCGCTGTTCCTGCTGCGTCAGGCGGAGGACGCCCTGCTGCCCGAGGTCGCCGCCCTGTCGGTGGACGGGTTCCTGCTCGAACCCGGCCTGACCCGGACGATCCTGGCCGACAGCCTGCACAAGCTGCGACACGGCGAGATGCCCATCCCGGGCTCGCTGGCGCGGCGCATTCTCGACGAGCTGCGCACCGCTGGCAAGCCCCGCTCGGACCCGCCTTTCATGCTCACGCCCCGGGAGCGGCAGGCCCTTAAGCTGCTGGCCGAAGGACTCAGCAACAAGCAGATCGCCCGGCGGCTCGGCATCTCCGAGCACGGCGCGAAGCGGCACGTCGGCAACGTCCTGGCCAAGCTGAACTGTCCGAACCGGACGGTGGCGGTGACGGTCGCCCTCAACCACGGCCTGCTGACCGAGGAACGGACGGCCCCACCCGACCCCGCCGTGGTCAACCTTCGTCGTCGCATCACGTCCGTGCCGGAGCACCAGCAGTGGGGCAAGGGAGGGAGAGCATGA
- a CDS encoding alpha/beta fold hydrolase: protein MTVVRIGGALASLIVGIAVGWSALFGTARLTTRPAAFLTAGLLGYAAVTVLAAWLLTRHLRPEAAARARVIGGAAAAALVLLPAAWTALTPGTPRDTPPPVGTRFWTLPDGVRLAVLHVPGRSGAPGDPVVFLHGGPGVADMDHDAPILGRLADTGRDVWLYDQVGAGRSSRLADPTGYSLERDVADLEQVRLRIGAPRLALVGHSYGATVAATYLARHPEHVSRVVFSSPGRLVPEVGDVTGTGMVGRLDLRHQLGVLATALRPRAMLTYSLVKADPRAAHALSGDDEMDSRFATMYRQSAPGLVCPGNPVPAAPERPGFYANQVPLNSTRPAADIRPALARVRVPALIIKGGCDYLPWSIATEYRRSIPGSGLVYFDDCGHQTYAERPDRFLAVVSAFLTGAPSPWPTWPGLTPPSTYRGAV from the coding sequence ATGACCGTTGTGCGTATAGGCGGCGCATTAGCATCTCTCATCGTCGGCATCGCGGTGGGATGGTCGGCGCTGTTCGGGACGGCGCGGCTCACCACCCGCCCGGCCGCCTTCCTCACCGCCGGCCTGCTCGGTTACGCGGCGGTGACGGTTCTCGCCGCCTGGCTGCTGACCCGGCACCTGCGTCCGGAGGCGGCGGCCCGGGCGAGGGTGATCGGCGGTGCCGCCGCGGCCGCCCTGGTGCTGCTGCCCGCGGCGTGGACGGCGCTCACCCCCGGCACCCCACGGGACACGCCACCGCCGGTCGGCACCCGGTTCTGGACGCTGCCGGACGGCGTCCGGCTCGCCGTGCTGCACGTGCCGGGCCGCTCCGGCGCCCCGGGCGACCCGGTGGTCTTCCTGCACGGCGGGCCCGGGGTGGCCGACATGGACCACGACGCGCCGATCCTGGGCCGGCTCGCCGACACCGGCCGCGACGTGTGGCTCTACGACCAGGTGGGAGCCGGCCGTTCCAGCCGCCTGGCCGATCCCACCGGCTACTCCCTGGAACGGGACGTGGCCGACCTGGAGCAGGTCCGGCTGCGGATCGGCGCGCCGAGGCTGGCCCTGGTCGGCCACTCGTACGGCGCGACCGTCGCTGCCACCTACCTGGCCCGGCATCCCGAGCACGTGTCCCGGGTGGTCTTCTCCTCGCCCGGGCGGCTGGTGCCCGAGGTGGGCGACGTGACCGGCACCGGCATGGTGGGCCGGCTGGACCTGCGGCACCAGCTCGGCGTGCTGGCCACCGCCCTGCGACCCCGGGCGATGCTGACCTACAGCCTGGTCAAGGCCGACCCGCGGGCAGCGCACGCGCTCTCCGGCGACGACGAGATGGACAGCCGGTTCGCGACGATGTACCGGCAGTCCGCACCCGGCCTGGTCTGCCCCGGCAACCCGGTCCCGGCGGCGCCCGAGCGGCCGGGCTTCTATGCCAACCAGGTGCCGCTGAACAGCACCCGCCCGGCCGCCGACATCCGTCCCGCGCTCGCCCGGGTGCGGGTCCCGGCGTTGATCATCAAGGGCGGCTGCGACTATCTACCCTGGTCGATCGCGACGGAGTACCGGCGCAGCATCCCGGGCAGCGGCCTGGTCTACTTCGACGACTGCGGCCACCAGACGTACGCGGAGCGTCCGGACCGCTTCCTGGCGGTGGTGAGCGCCTTCCTCACCGGCGCGCCCTCGCCGTGGCCGACGTGGCCGGGACTGACGCCCCCGTCGACGTACCGCGGCGCCGTGTGA
- a CDS encoding beta-ketoacyl-ACP synthase 3, with translation MEVPMRPVRYASIAGTGGYLPERVVGNEEVCAGIDSTDEWIVRRSGIRRRRFAGPQESLAVMGHAAGTKALAAAGIPVEQVDCVVATTMSHLRQAPALATRIAHLLGSGAQQAAGFDVNAGCAGFCYALGVARDLVGAGSAEHVLVVGVERMTDIVDPHDRGSAFLFGDGAGAVVVGPSDTPGIAPVVWGSDSGHGDAIAQPHGWSRLRDDPGVGYPYLRMQGPTVFRWAVTRMREVALAALAAAHVEVGDLAAFVPHQANERITDALVQSLELPPGVLVARDVAELGNTAAASVPLALDRLVSRSPEAGGGLALLLGFGAGLLYAAQVVRLP, from the coding sequence ATGGAGGTGCCGATGCGCCCGGTGCGGTACGCCTCGATCGCGGGGACCGGTGGTTACCTCCCCGAACGGGTGGTCGGCAACGAGGAGGTGTGCGCCGGGATCGACTCGACCGACGAGTGGATCGTCCGCCGGTCGGGCATCCGCCGCCGGCGCTTCGCCGGGCCGCAGGAGAGCCTGGCGGTGATGGGGCACGCGGCGGGCACCAAGGCGCTCGCGGCGGCGGGGATCCCGGTGGAGCAGGTCGACTGCGTCGTCGCCACGACGATGAGCCACCTGCGGCAGGCCCCGGCGTTGGCCACCCGGATCGCCCACCTGCTCGGCTCCGGGGCGCAGCAGGCGGCCGGCTTCGACGTCAACGCCGGCTGCGCCGGTTTCTGTTACGCCCTCGGCGTGGCCCGGGACCTGGTGGGTGCCGGCTCCGCCGAGCACGTGCTGGTGGTGGGGGTCGAGCGGATGACCGACATCGTCGACCCGCACGACCGGGGCTCGGCGTTCCTCTTCGGCGACGGTGCGGGGGCGGTGGTGGTGGGACCCTCCGACACCCCCGGCATCGCCCCGGTGGTCTGGGGTTCCGACAGCGGCCACGGCGACGCCATCGCGCAGCCCCACGGGTGGTCGCGGCTGCGGGACGATCCCGGCGTGGGCTATCCGTACCTGCGGATGCAGGGCCCGACGGTGTTCCGCTGGGCGGTGACCCGGATGCGGGAGGTGGCGCTCGCGGCGCTGGCGGCGGCGCACGTGGAGGTCGGCGACCTGGCCGCCTTCGTGCCGCACCAGGCGAACGAGCGGATCACCGACGCGCTGGTGCAGTCGCTGGAACTGCCCCCGGGCGTGCTGGTCGCGCGGGACGTGGCGGAGCTGGGCAACACCGCGGCGGCGTCGGTGCCGTTGGCGCTGGACCGGTTGGTGAGCCGGTCCCCGGAGGCGGGCGGCGGGCTGGCGCTGCTGCTCGGGTTCGGCGCGGGCCTGCTCTACGCCGCCCAGGTGGTCCGTCTCCCCTGA
- the kynU gene encoding kynureninase codes for MTDDHPRYVAKELDADDQLAHLRDRFVIADDDLIYLDGNSLGRLPAATPAHLDRLVRHGWGEQLVRSWPTWIEWGRRLGDRLARHALGARPGEVVVSDSTSVNLYKLAAAALDAAPADRRTVLVDAEDFPTDRYVVQGLAAARGLTVRALPSDLDDGLRLDRLRNALDHRVALVLLSTVSYRSGALLDMGAVNAAARAVGAVVLWDLSHAAGAVPVDLTGTGTDLAVGCTYKYLNAGPGAPAFLYVRREAQDRLRQPIQGWFGQRDQFLMSAAYDPAPGLDRFLVGTPPILSLAALDPALDILAEAGIDRVRRKGTRLGELLVELADAWLTPYGFRLASPRDPRRRGSHVTLHHPEALRISRALATEGRVVGDYRTPDRLRLGPAPLYTRFVDVWDAMDRLRDIAARRAWERMPGEPSRVT; via the coding sequence ATGACCGACGACCACCCGCGGTACGTGGCGAAGGAGCTGGACGCCGACGATCAGCTGGCGCACCTGCGGGACCGCTTCGTGATCGCCGACGACGACCTCATCTACCTCGACGGCAACTCGTTGGGCCGGCTCCCGGCAGCCACCCCCGCCCACCTCGATCGGCTCGTCAGGCACGGCTGGGGCGAGCAACTCGTGCGGTCCTGGCCGACCTGGATCGAGTGGGGCCGCCGCCTCGGCGACCGCCTCGCCCGGCACGCGCTCGGCGCCCGCCCCGGGGAGGTGGTGGTCTCCGACTCCACCTCGGTCAACCTCTACAAGCTGGCCGCCGCCGCGCTGGACGCCGCACCGGCCGACCGGCGCACCGTCCTCGTCGACGCCGAGGACTTCCCCACCGACCGGTACGTCGTGCAGGGCCTCGCCGCCGCCCGCGGATTGACCGTGCGGGCCCTGCCGTCGGACCTCGACGACGGACTCCGTCTCGACCGGCTGCGGAACGCCCTCGACCACCGCGTGGCGCTCGTGCTGCTGTCGACGGTGTCCTACCGATCCGGTGCGCTGCTGGACATGGGCGCGGTCAACGCCGCCGCCCGGGCGGTCGGCGCGGTGGTGCTCTGGGACCTGTCGCACGCCGCCGGGGCCGTCCCGGTGGACCTGACCGGCACCGGCACCGACCTGGCCGTCGGCTGCACCTACAAGTACCTCAACGCCGGTCCCGGCGCGCCCGCGTTCCTCTACGTCCGGCGGGAGGCGCAGGACCGGCTCCGCCAGCCCATCCAGGGCTGGTTCGGCCAGCGGGACCAGTTCCTCATGTCGGCCGCGTACGACCCCGCGCCGGGGTTGGACCGGTTCCTGGTGGGCACCCCGCCGATCCTGTCGCTGGCCGCGCTCGACCCGGCCCTGGACATCCTCGCCGAGGCCGGCATCGACCGGGTCCGGCGCAAGGGGACCCGGCTGGGCGAACTGCTCGTCGAGTTGGCCGACGCCTGGCTGACCCCGTACGGATTCCGGCTGGCCTCCCCCCGCGACCCGCGGCGGCGCGGCAGCCACGTCACGCTGCACCACCCCGAGGCGCTGCGCATCTCGCGGGCGCTCGCCACGGAGGGCCGGGTGGTCGGCGACTACCGCACCCCGGACCGGCTCCGGCTCGGCCCGGCGCCGCTGTACACCCGGTTCGTCGACGTGTGGGACGCGATGGACCGGCTGCGCGACATCGCGGCCCGGCGGGCGTGGGAACGGATGCCCGGCGAGCCCTCGCGGGTCACCTGA
- a CDS encoding DUF1304 domain-containing protein: protein MIRVAQVAAVLAGVLHVLFFVMESVLFSRPAVHGRFLVAAQDVDRVRRWAFNQGFYNLFLAVGLFAGLLLGIRSDAGRALVVLTCGSMVGAALVLVGTDRRMARAALIQGGPPLVALVATLL from the coding sequence GTGATCCGGGTCGCCCAGGTCGCCGCCGTCCTCGCCGGGGTCCTGCACGTGTTGTTCTTCGTCATGGAGAGCGTCCTGTTCAGCCGGCCGGCGGTGCACGGTCGCTTCCTGGTCGCCGCCCAGGACGTCGACCGCGTCCGTCGGTGGGCCTTCAATCAGGGCTTCTACAACCTCTTCCTGGCGGTGGGGCTCTTCGCCGGGCTGCTGCTGGGCATCCGGTCCGACGCCGGCCGGGCGCTGGTGGTGCTCACCTGCGGCAGTATGGTGGGCGCGGCGCTCGTGCTGGTCGGGACCGACCGTCGGATGGCCCGAGCGGCACTGATCCAGGGCGGGCCCCCGCTGGTGGCCCTCGTCGCGACCCTCCTCTAG
- a CDS encoding rhodanese-like domain-containing protein: MTARISRDELRTAIDAGTVTVVDALGGEYHARQHLPGAIPLVEAEVAERAAELLPDRDATIVTYCSNPACPNSGRVADRLTALGYTDVRKYAEGIEDWVAAGLPTESGTLTR; encoded by the coding sequence ATGACCGCTCGCATCAGCCGCGACGAGTTGCGTACCGCCATCGACGCCGGGACCGTCACGGTCGTCGACGCGCTCGGCGGCGAGTACCACGCCCGGCAGCACCTGCCCGGCGCCATCCCGCTGGTCGAGGCCGAGGTGGCCGAGCGGGCCGCCGAGCTGCTGCCGGACCGGGACGCGACCATCGTCACGTACTGCTCCAACCCGGCCTGCCCGAACAGCGGCCGGGTCGCCGACCGGCTCACCGCCCTCGGCTACACCGACGTGCGCAAGTACGCCGAGGGGATCGAGGACTGGGTGGCCGCCGGCCTGCCCACCGAGTCCGGCACGCTCACCCGCTGA
- a CDS encoding TetR family transcriptional regulator, with amino-acid sequence MPQNDSGPQSAYATPPVELVELRTTPPRERADAARNRAAVLDAAAALFREHGVEAVSMEAVAAAAGVGKGTLFRRFGDRSGLATALLDTQERALQEAILFGPAPLGPGPAAGPPPSARDRLAAFVEAYLDHLLDHLDLVRVSETAAPGARYRIGAYRFWHRHVTLLLAGRPDPAADAHCLLATLAAEHIRAILDDLGPDRLRAATLRVADALAAG; translated from the coding sequence ATGCCTCAGAACGATAGCGGACCGCAGTCCGCTTACGCCACTCCCCCGGTGGAACTCGTCGAGTTGCGTACGACACCGCCGCGCGAGCGGGCGGACGCGGCCCGCAACCGGGCCGCCGTGCTGGACGCCGCCGCGGCGCTCTTTCGCGAGCACGGGGTCGAGGCCGTCTCGATGGAGGCCGTGGCCGCCGCCGCCGGGGTGGGCAAGGGCACCCTGTTCCGGCGCTTCGGGGACCGGTCGGGGCTGGCCACGGCCCTGCTCGACACCCAGGAACGGGCCCTGCAGGAGGCCATCCTCTTCGGCCCCGCACCGCTCGGACCGGGCCCGGCCGCCGGGCCGCCGCCGTCGGCACGGGACCGGCTGGCGGCCTTCGTCGAGGCGTACCTGGACCATCTTCTCGACCACCTCGACCTGGTCCGGGTCTCGGAGACCGCCGCACCCGGCGCCCGCTACCGGATCGGGGCGTACCGGTTCTGGCACCGGCACGTGACCCTGCTCCTCGCGGGCCGTCCCGATCCGGCGGCCGACGCCCACTGCCTGCTCGCCACGCTCGCCGCCGAGCACATCCGGGCGATCCTGGACGACCTCGGGCCCGACCGGCTGCGCGCGGCGACGCTGCGGGTGGCCGACGCCCTGGCCGCCGGGTAG
- a CDS encoding TetR family transcriptional regulator: MTTRATQARGLETRQRVLEAAMAEFTRHGVDGARINRIAQEARASKERIYAWFGDKDALFDTVMRVGLEELSRVVPITTDLVDYTVRLHDTFAARPELQRIAAWAWLHDRERTEGVSAERVAGYRRKVEVVRDAQRAGLADPEWSPHHLLAALIALATSWLTAPVELRRAAGDRPDADEITREQVRRAAQRLVHPAR; the protein is encoded by the coding sequence ATGACCACTCGAGCGACGCAGGCACGCGGACTGGAGACGCGACAGCGGGTGCTCGAGGCGGCGATGGCCGAGTTCACCCGGCACGGCGTGGACGGCGCCCGGATCAACCGGATCGCGCAGGAGGCCCGGGCGAGCAAGGAACGGATCTACGCCTGGTTCGGTGACAAGGACGCCCTCTTCGACACCGTGATGCGGGTCGGACTCGAGGAGCTGTCCCGGGTCGTGCCGATCACCACCGACCTGGTGGACTACACGGTGCGCCTGCACGACACCTTCGCCGCCCGGCCGGAGCTGCAACGCATCGCGGCGTGGGCGTGGTTGCACGACCGGGAGCGGACCGAGGGGGTCTCGGCGGAGCGGGTGGCCGGCTACCGCCGCAAGGTCGAGGTCGTGCGGGACGCCCAACGGGCCGGGCTGGCCGATCCGGAGTGGTCGCCGCACCACCTGCTGGCGGCGCTGATCGCCCTGGCCACGTCCTGGCTGACGGCCCCCGTCGAGCTGCGCCGGGCGGCCGGCGACCGACCGGACGCGGACGAGATCACCCGGGAGCAGGTACGCCGCGCGGCGCAGCGGTTGGTCCACCCCGCCCGCTGA
- a CDS encoding SRPBCC family protein yields the protein MPAVLMVLSAADHWTLRDGTRHPTGYWAEEVAEPHRLFRAAGWRVTVATPGGVPPTVDRLSLRFPAGAPWRLRRYRRHLAAHAEEFGSPRDLSELDPTDYDAVFYPGGHGPMEDLAVDPVSGALLTRALHAGMPVALLCHAPAATLAATDADGRWPFTGYTLTGLSNREELLNRFARKAPWLLEDQLVTRGARYVRGRVPLRPFVTVDRNLYTGQNPASSVRLTRRLIADHSAAPALAVRVSRVVAAPPERVYALLSDITRMGEWSPETYAARWREPGRRFTGSNRIGRFYRWRMTATVTEAAPGRAFAFTTAWPSSSSWRYALEPVDGGTRITESVTRAAPQLPLVRAIQRVVGVRDRAAHLRAGMATTLERLDAALRREDGDRTRTVPPASR from the coding sequence ATGCCTGCTGTGTTGATGGTCCTGTCGGCGGCCGACCACTGGACGCTGCGCGACGGCACCCGGCATCCCACCGGCTACTGGGCCGAGGAGGTCGCCGAACCGCACCGGCTCTTCCGGGCGGCCGGCTGGCGGGTCACCGTAGCCACCCCGGGCGGGGTGCCGCCGACGGTCGACCGGCTCAGCCTCCGCTTCCCGGCCGGCGCTCCCTGGCGGCTGCGCCGCTACCGCCGCCATCTCGCCGCCCACGCCGAGGAGTTCGGCAGCCCCCGCGACCTGTCCGAGCTGGACCCCACCGACTACGACGCGGTCTTCTATCCCGGCGGGCACGGCCCGATGGAGGACCTCGCCGTCGACCCGGTCTCCGGCGCCCTGCTGACGCGCGCGCTGCACGCCGGCATGCCGGTGGCCCTGCTGTGCCACGCCCCGGCGGCGACCCTGGCCGCGACCGACGCGGACGGCCGCTGGCCGTTCACCGGTTACACCCTGACCGGCCTGTCGAACCGGGAGGAGCTGCTCAACCGGTTCGCCCGCAAGGCACCCTGGCTGCTGGAGGACCAGCTCGTGACGCGGGGCGCCCGCTACGTCCGGGGGCGCGTCCCACTGCGCCCGTTCGTGACCGTGGACCGCAACCTCTACACCGGCCAGAACCCCGCCTCATCCGTACGCCTCACCCGCCGGCTGATCGCCGACCACAGCGCCGCCCCGGCCCTCGCCGTCCGGGTCAGCCGCGTCGTCGCGGCCCCGCCCGAGCGGGTCTACGCCCTGCTCAGCGACATCACCCGGATGGGCGAGTGGAGCCCCGAGACGTACGCGGCGCGGTGGCGTGAACCCGGCCGGCGGTTCACCGGCAGCAACCGCATCGGTCGGTTCTACCGGTGGCGCATGACGGCGACGGTCACCGAGGCGGCACCGGGGCGCGCCTTCGCGTTCACCACCGCCTGGCCGTCCTCGTCGTCCTGGCGTTACGCGCTCGAACCGGTCGACGGCGGCACCCGGATCACCGAGTCGGTGACCCGGGCGGCGCCGCAGCTGCCCCTGGTCCGCGCGATCCAGCGGGTGGTGGGGGTCCGGGACCGCGCCGCGCACCTGCGCGCCGGCATGGCCACCACCCTGGAGCGGCTGGACGCGGCACTGCGGCGCGAGGACGGCGACCGCACCCGGACCGTTCCGCCCGCCTCGCGGTGA
- a CDS encoding TetR/AcrR family transcriptional regulator: MTVTPRGPRSADAILAATREVLTEIGYRGLTVEAVAARAKVGKATIYRWWSGKEELAVDALAAVFEAEEIPDVGDSRRELRRAVQMTMDNYTGHAFDLALPALASDCATDPTLLEHLRARFLRRKREFVAAALHRAADRGDLPSDVDTDLVQDVWAGTIVYRRVISGGALDAQLVESLLDLVLRDGGAAAPRLPDPPSPR, encoded by the coding sequence ATGACTGTCACACCGCGCGGTCCCCGCTCCGCCGACGCCATCCTCGCCGCCACCCGGGAGGTGCTGACGGAGATCGGCTATCGCGGGCTCACCGTGGAGGCGGTGGCCGCCCGGGCGAAGGTGGGCAAGGCGACCATCTACCGCTGGTGGAGCGGCAAGGAGGAGCTGGCGGTGGACGCGTTGGCGGCGGTCTTCGAGGCGGAGGAGATCCCCGACGTGGGCGACAGCCGCCGCGAGCTGCGCCGGGCGGTGCAGATGACGATGGACAACTACACCGGCCACGCCTTCGACCTCGCGCTGCCCGCGCTCGCCTCCGACTGCGCCACCGACCCCACCCTCCTGGAGCACCTGCGCGCACGCTTCCTGCGCCGCAAGCGGGAGTTCGTCGCCGCCGCCCTGCACCGCGCCGCCGACCGGGGCGACCTCCCCTCCGACGTGGACACCGACCTGGTGCAGGACGTCTGGGCCGGCACCATCGTCTACCGCCGCGTCATCAGCGGCGGCGCGCTGGACGCGCAGCTCGTCGAGAGCCTGCTCGACCTCGTGCTGCGCGACGGCGGTGCCGCCGCACCCCGCCTCCCCGACCCGCCGTCACCCCGCTGA
- a CDS encoding acetoacetate decarboxylase family protein — MPTGYSLPLSPRGTAGLVEPPPWHYAGDLLAVEFWTDPAEAAATLPPTLTVDPDTAGRGLALFIDWQYAGRDIDQLQPARSQYREFMVLLDARHGQRAVAWCPYIYVDNDAALARGWIQGFPKKMADVHQTRIFAAPGPASPRLAPGGRFAADASVAGHHLARAEVTLRTPVTEPERLLARPTVNRRYFPQLAAGRHDVPAVDELVLAAFDDLHLVDAWAGEGHLEFLPVPHEELGALAPVRTGLGVRASLSYTVNDLITL, encoded by the coding sequence ATGCCCACCGGATACAGCCTTCCGCTGTCCCCCCGTGGTACCGCCGGACTGGTCGAACCGCCCCCGTGGCACTACGCCGGCGACCTGCTCGCCGTCGAGTTCTGGACCGACCCGGCCGAGGCCGCCGCGACCCTGCCGCCCACCCTGACCGTCGACCCGGACACCGCCGGACGCGGCCTGGCCCTCTTCATCGACTGGCAGTACGCCGGCCGGGACATCGACCAGCTCCAGCCCGCGCGCAGCCAGTACCGGGAGTTCATGGTCCTGCTCGACGCGCGGCACGGGCAGCGGGCCGTGGCCTGGTGCCCGTACATCTACGTCGACAACGACGCCGCGCTGGCCCGGGGCTGGATCCAGGGGTTCCCCAAGAAGATGGCAGACGTGCACCAGACGCGGATCTTCGCCGCGCCCGGGCCCGCGTCACCGCGCCTCGCACCCGGCGGCCGGTTCGCCGCCGACGCCAGCGTGGCCGGTCACCATCTGGCCCGCGCCGAGGTGACCCTGCGCACGCCGGTGACCGAACCCGAACGGCTCCTGGCACGTCCGACGGTCAACCGGCGCTACTTCCCCCAGCTCGCGGCGGGCCGCCACGATGTCCCGGCCGTCGACGAGCTGGTGCTGGCCGCCTTCGACGACCTGCACCTCGTGGACGCCTGGGCCGGCGAGGGGCACCTGGAGTTCCTTCCCGTGCCGCACGAGGAACTGGGCGCCCTCGCCCCCGTCCGGACCGGCCTGGGCGTGCGCGCCTCGCTGAGCTACACGGTCAACGACCTCATTACGCTGTGA
- a CDS encoding alpha/beta fold hydrolase: MTDVGWRPFATPLHYLGLPASLAPPIWREGRIRAELAALRSHRPAPPAPPEPGSPVLVVPGFAAGDERVALLRDWLREGGWDARPTGLTDGRRCSSRDLAVVEEALLRVHAETGRPVTLVGHSRGGLFAKVLAVRHPTRVRALVTLGAPLTDPFGIHLAVRLLTMWMATMTRLGRRDWVRNCPFGDCCRQVHDDVLASAPARVPFTSIASRSDGIVSWHASQDPGARCVTVDSSHGGLVAHPEVWAAIAEALDAPVTTTGGDAAGRR, encoded by the coding sequence ATGACCGACGTCGGATGGCGCCCCTTCGCGACCCCGCTGCACTATCTGGGACTGCCCGCCAGCCTCGCCCCGCCGATCTGGCGGGAGGGCCGGATCCGCGCGGAGCTGGCCGCCCTGCGGTCGCACCGCCCCGCCCCGCCGGCGCCGCCGGAACCCGGCTCCCCGGTGCTGGTCGTGCCGGGCTTCGCCGCCGGGGACGAGCGGGTGGCGCTGCTGCGCGACTGGCTGCGCGAGGGTGGCTGGGACGCCCGACCGACCGGGCTCACCGACGGGCGGCGCTGCTCCAGCCGGGACCTCGCGGTCGTCGAGGAGGCGCTGCTGCGCGTGCACGCCGAGACCGGCCGACCGGTCACCCTCGTCGGGCACAGTCGGGGCGGCCTCTTCGCCAAGGTCCTCGCCGTGCGGCACCCGACCCGGGTACGGGCGCTGGTGACCCTCGGGGCACCGTTGACCGACCCGTTCGGGATACATCTGGCCGTCCGGCTGCTGACCATGTGGATGGCCACGATGACCCGGCTCGGACGCCGCGACTGGGTCCGCAACTGCCCCTTCGGCGACTGCTGCCGGCAGGTCCACGACGACGTCCTGGCCTCCGCGCCGGCCCGGGTGCCGTTCACCTCGATCGCCAGTCGCAGCGACGGCATCGTGTCCTGGCACGCCTCGCAGGACCCCGGCGCCCGCTGCGTCACGGTGGACAGTTCCCACGGCGGGCTGGTCGCCCACCCGGAGGTCTGGGCAGCGATCGCCGAGGCGCTGGACGCACCCGTCACGACGACGGGCGGTGACGCGGCGGGACGGCGTTGA